From Toxorhynchites rutilus septentrionalis strain SRP chromosome 2, ASM2978413v1, whole genome shotgun sequence, a single genomic window includes:
- the LOC129768861 gene encoding uncharacterized protein LOC129768861, with product MDELGWVLMNHNLITRNEPIQQHANGNRPNHFKLNMERLCNLLEQQEQNNHAELTSKKQNKFLRMLDAILQNDIVLKEIKEMVAANRLLSEIRYVTTVERMLKHNLDPSLRCCFVCREYFRTADEYTSHFEKLHGEKFLIVAAVDRFQTCQKFNVLHHYNALNPVTIFTICNVYHTALIKKNKKRRV from the exons ATGGACGAGTTGGGCTGGGTGCTGATGAACCACAATTTGATAACACGTAATGAGCCAATCCAACAGCATGCCAATGGTAATCGACCAAATCATTTTAAATTGAACATGGAGCGGTTGTGCAACCTACTGGAGCAGCAAGAACAGAACAATCACGCTG agttgacttccaaaaagcaaaacaaattcctgcgtatgctggatgcaattttacaaaacgacaTAGTTTTGAAGGAAATTAAAGAGATGGTAGCGGCGAATCGACTTCTATCGGAAATTCGTTATGTGACTACGGTGGAACGTATGCTGAAACACAATTTGGACCCCTCTTTGCGCTGCTGCTTTGTATGCCGAGAGTATTTCCGCACTGCCGATGAGTATACcagtcatttcgaaaaattgcacggtgagaaatttcttattgttgcagcggtggatcgatttcagacttgtcaaaagttcaacgttctacatcactacaatgcccttaatccggtgacaatattcacgatttgcaacgtataccacacagccctaataaaaaaaaacaagaaaagacgggtctaa